A section of the Acidobacteriota bacterium genome encodes:
- a CDS encoding DUF885 domain-containing protein, which yields MFAPVKSRVALLIFVLSCVCALAPAAVAQTSSSDLSKFFTQYFEDRLRDDPEFATNVGRHEYDNRWSDLSKQGRDQRRAHLQQAFDQVQKFGTKGFSDEDALSVRLLSYDLRAQLDSLDLETYLLRVGQLYGSHTRVYLVIDRMPSFTVKDCENIIARLHAVPAYVDQNIAILNEAIDRGITQPKIVADLVTDQLKAQVAQDASATPLLEFLKKMPTNIPDAERARLRKQATDAFENDFRPAWRKYLDFMQTTYAAHVRPQIGVTSLKDGKEDYAILIRRLTTTSMTPEEIHKIGEAEVSRIEGEMLAIARQTGFNGSVSELEVKLADDPAQKFHSKDEMLAYCRNAAKIIEPELPNQFKHIPMLLYGIRAIPEDREQATASNAQAPAPDGSSPGWFNLRAYQPEKQVRYDKEALVLHEAVPGHVFQNSLARSQQGLPEFRKFYGNSAYGEGWALYAESLGSQLGVYRDPYNRFGQLASERFRAARLVIDTGIHSMGWTREQAQDYLRSHAPTQAQSEVDRYISWPGQALSYKLGQLKIMELRHKAEQQLGPKFDVRDFHDVILRDGSLPLELLQVQVEKYMAQGK from the coding sequence ATGTTTGCTCCCGTGAAATCCCGCGTTGCCTTGCTAATTTTCGTTCTGAGTTGCGTTTGTGCCTTGGCACCGGCGGCCGTTGCCCAAACTTCCTCCTCCGACCTGTCCAAATTCTTCACGCAGTATTTCGAGGACCGCCTGCGCGATGACCCGGAGTTCGCTACCAATGTCGGGCGTCACGAATACGACAACCGCTGGTCCGATCTCTCGAAGCAGGGACGCGATCAGCGGCGCGCTCACCTCCAGCAAGCGTTCGACCAGGTTCAGAAATTCGGCACGAAGGGGTTTTCTGATGAAGACGCGCTGAGCGTTCGCCTGCTGAGCTACGACCTGCGCGCGCAACTCGATTCCCTCGATCTGGAAACCTATCTGCTGCGCGTTGGGCAGTTGTATGGCTCGCACACGCGTGTCTACCTGGTTATCGACCGCATGCCTTCGTTCACCGTCAAGGATTGCGAGAACATCATTGCCCGGCTGCACGCGGTCCCGGCCTACGTGGACCAGAACATCGCGATCCTGAACGAGGCGATTGACCGTGGAATTACCCAACCCAAGATCGTCGCCGACCTGGTCACCGATCAACTCAAGGCACAGGTGGCGCAGGACGCATCGGCTACACCGCTGCTGGAATTTCTCAAGAAGATGCCCACGAATATCCCCGATGCTGAACGGGCGCGCCTGCGCAAGCAAGCCACCGACGCGTTTGAAAATGATTTTCGTCCGGCTTGGCGGAAGTACCTCGACTTCATGCAGACCACCTACGCGGCACACGTGCGGCCGCAGATCGGCGTTACCAGCCTCAAGGACGGCAAGGAGGACTACGCGATTCTGATCCGGCGCTTGACGACCACGAGCATGACGCCGGAGGAAATCCACAAGATCGGCGAAGCGGAAGTCAGCCGCATTGAAGGTGAGATGCTCGCGATCGCACGGCAGACGGGATTCAATGGCTCAGTCAGCGAACTAGAAGTGAAGCTGGCCGACGATCCTGCTCAGAAATTCCACTCCAAAGATGAAATGCTCGCCTACTGCCGGAACGCGGCCAAGATCATCGAGCCCGAGCTTCCCAACCAGTTCAAGCACATTCCGATGCTGCTCTATGGAATTCGCGCCATCCCTGAAGATCGCGAACAGGCAACTGCTTCGAACGCACAAGCGCCGGCGCCCGATGGCAGTTCTCCCGGATGGTTCAACCTGCGCGCCTATCAGCCTGAGAAACAGGTCCGCTATGACAAGGAAGCTTTGGTGCTGCACGAAGCGGTCCCCGGACACGTGTTCCAGAACTCGCTAGCCCGCTCGCAGCAAGGGCTACCCGAGTTTAGGAAGTTCTACGGCAACAGTGCCTACGGAGAAGGATGGGCACTCTACGCAGAGTCGCTGGGATCGCAGTTGGGCGTGTATCGCGATCCTTACAACCGTTTTGGACAACTGGCCAGCGAGCGTTTCCGTGCCGCGCGACTGGTAATCGACACCGGCATCCATTCCATGGGATGGACTCGCGAGCAGGCGCAGGATTATCTCCGCTCCCACGCGCCAACCCAGGCACAGTCTGAAGTGGACCGATACATCAGTTGGCCGGGGCAGGCCCTCTCCTACAAACTGGGGCAGCTCAAGATCATGGAACTACGGCACAAAGCCGAGCAGCAGCTCGGGCCGAAGTTCGATGTCCGTGACTTTCACGATGTGATTTTGCGCGACGGTTCTCTGCCACTGGAACTGCTGCAAGTGCAGGTGGAGAAGTACATGGCGCAGGGGAAGTAG
- a CDS encoding gamma carbonic anhydrase family protein — MIRSFKGITPEFPSTAYIDESAQLIGDVICGEHSSVWMGAVLRGDVHEIRLGHYSNVQDNSVLHGMTQQYGVYVGDYVTVGHNVVLHGCKIEDRCLIGMGSILLNGVVVGSGSIIAAGTLLPEKTVVEPNSLWMGSPGKFRRKLDENDQAMILRYAENYIGYKKAYLLERK; from the coding sequence ATGATTCGCTCATTCAAAGGCATCACCCCCGAGTTTCCTTCGACGGCGTACATCGATGAATCCGCGCAACTGATCGGCGATGTCATCTGTGGCGAGCACTCCAGCGTCTGGATGGGTGCCGTGCTTCGTGGCGACGTGCATGAAATCCGTCTCGGACACTATTCCAACGTGCAGGACAACTCCGTTCTGCACGGGATGACCCAGCAATACGGCGTGTATGTCGGCGACTATGTCACCGTTGGCCACAATGTCGTGCTGCATGGCTGCAAAATTGAAGACCGTTGCCTGATCGGAATGGGATCGATCCTGCTGAATGGAGTCGTCGTAGGATCGGGGTCAATCATCGCTGCAGGCACTCTGCTACCTGAGAAGACCGTGGTCGAACCGAATTCGCTGTGGATGGGCTCTCCCGGAAAATTCCGCCGCAAACTCGACGAGAATGATCAGGCCATGATCCTGCGCTACGCCGAAAACTATATTGGATATAAAAAAGCGTACCTGCTGGAGAGGAAGTAG
- a CDS encoding histidine--tRNA ligase, with the protein MIKAPRGTRDLLPPDTALWNFVEAAVRDVFRAYNFHEIRTPIFENTDLFARGVGEETDIVAKEMFTWEDRGRAESDRGQSLTLRPENTAGVVRAYIEHKLWDRGINKLFYIGPQFRRERPQKGRYRQFYQIGAEVIGPSVNGSESPARDAEILELLATLLDRLGITGWTLELNSVGCPSDRAKFNEALRIALEPVAARMCADCQRRAVTNPLRVFDCKVPEDQPIIETLPRISQFLDEGCRKHFDEVQAILKSVGVPFTLNDRLVRGLDYYTRTAFEFTHGALGAQNAILGGGRYDGLSEALGGPAAPGIGFAIGEDRLVMSLAESAESVLRKPDVYIAPLGAGMNREAARLARELRRHDLVVDLGDDSFRLKKSFEAADKMGARYILIVGENEVKADAFNLKHLASGEQVTVPRADLAKKILENR; encoded by the coding sequence ATGATCAAAGCTCCCCGAGGAACGCGCGATCTGCTCCCGCCGGATACGGCGTTATGGAATTTCGTTGAGGCGGCCGTCCGCGATGTTTTCCGCGCCTACAACTTCCACGAAATCCGCACGCCCATATTCGAGAACACCGACTTATTTGCTCGCGGCGTCGGCGAAGAAACAGACATCGTCGCGAAAGAAATGTTCACATGGGAAGATCGTGGACGCGCTGAGAGCGATCGCGGACAGTCCCTTACGCTGCGTCCCGAAAACACTGCCGGCGTCGTCCGCGCCTACATTGAGCACAAACTCTGGGATCGCGGGATCAACAAGCTCTTCTACATCGGACCGCAGTTTCGCCGGGAACGTCCACAGAAGGGACGCTATCGCCAGTTCTACCAGATCGGCGCCGAGGTAATCGGGCCGTCAGTCAATGGCAGCGAGTCACCCGCTCGGGATGCGGAAATCCTTGAACTGCTCGCCACGTTGCTCGACCGTCTCGGCATTACAGGATGGACGCTCGAACTGAATTCCGTGGGATGTCCCTCGGACCGCGCGAAGTTCAACGAAGCCCTGCGCATCGCGCTGGAACCGGTCGCTGCCAGGATGTGCGCGGATTGCCAGCGCCGCGCCGTCACCAATCCGCTGCGCGTGTTCGACTGCAAAGTCCCGGAAGACCAGCCCATCATCGAAACCCTTCCGCGCATCTCGCAGTTTCTCGACGAAGGCTGCCGCAAGCACTTCGACGAAGTACAAGCGATTCTCAAATCCGTCGGCGTTCCATTCACTCTCAACGACCGCCTCGTCCGGGGGCTGGATTACTACACGCGCACTGCATTTGAGTTCACGCATGGCGCGCTCGGAGCGCAGAATGCCATCCTGGGTGGCGGCCGCTACGACGGATTATCGGAGGCCCTTGGTGGTCCAGCAGCGCCGGGCATCGGATTTGCCATTGGCGAAGACCGCCTCGTCATGTCGCTGGCGGAGTCGGCAGAATCGGTACTGCGTAAGCCGGACGTCTACATTGCTCCACTTGGCGCAGGGATGAACCGCGAAGCGGCGCGACTGGCGCGAGAGCTGCGCCGGCACGATCTAGTCGTCGATCTAGGAGACGATTCGTTTCGCCTGAAAAAATCTTTCGAAGCCGCTGACAAGATGGGAGCACGCTACATTCTGATCGTCGGCGAAAACGAAGTGAAGGCAGATGCCTTCAACTTGAAGCATCTCGCGTCCGGCGAGCAGGTTACCGTTCCCCGCGCGGACCTGGCGAAGAAGATCCTGGAGAACCGCTAG
- a CDS encoding nuclear transport factor 2 family protein, whose protein sequence is MRMFSLLSAVLISATLAFAQIAPTKPMASSKELTPFEQELINNQHQFTQAFTDKNIVYVNQSIADDFRGIGTNGDFYDKEELAGIAHYGTSPDVRVYEMQVVRLADDAAVVTYNLIIPGAHPRYRHMSDTWAKDGGKWKLKFQQLTANLWSATDYD, encoded by the coding sequence ATGCGTATGTTCTCTTTGTTGTCCGCCGTGCTGATCAGTGCAACTCTGGCCTTTGCTCAAATTGCTCCGACCAAACCGATGGCGTCCTCGAAGGAACTCACTCCGTTCGAGCAGGAACTCATCAACAACCAGCACCAGTTCACGCAAGCGTTCACGGACAAGAATATCGTCTACGTGAATCAGTCGATCGCAGACGATTTCCGGGGCATCGGCACCAATGGCGATTTCTACGATAAAGAGGAACTCGCTGGTATCGCCCACTACGGGACATCGCCGGACGTCCGTGTTTACGAGATGCAAGTCGTGCGACTGGCCGACGACGCCGCAGTTGTCACCTACAACCTGATTATTCCTGGCGCGCATCCTCGCTACCGCCACATGAGCGACACGTGGGCTAAGGACGGCGGCAAGTGGAAGCTGAAATTTCAGCAATTGACTGCCAACCTCTGGAGTGCCACCGATTACGACTAG
- a CDS encoding DUF1579 family protein, with protein MKHLLLAMAAAMLVSAAFAQQEAAKPDADHQKLSYFLGNWTTEGHMKPGLMGRGGKVTITEDTVWMDGGFFIITHSTVDAGSMGTSTEIALMGYDSDEKVYTYDEFSSTGEVTHAKGKFENDTWTWMNDMKMGSQTVKGRYTVKVLSPTSYTYKFEMSDGEKWNLVMDGKSVKK; from the coding sequence ATGAAGCATTTGTTGCTGGCAATGGCTGCGGCCATGCTGGTGTCTGCGGCATTTGCCCAGCAGGAAGCTGCGAAGCCCGACGCGGACCATCAGAAACTCAGCTACTTCCTCGGTAACTGGACCACGGAAGGCCACATGAAGCCGGGCCTGATGGGACGAGGCGGCAAGGTGACCATCACCGAGGACACCGTCTGGATGGATGGTGGCTTCTTTATCATCACGCACTCGACCGTCGATGCGGGATCGATGGGCACAAGCACCGAGATCGCCTTGATGGGCTACGATTCGGACGAAAAGGTCTACACCTACGACGAGTTCAGCAGCACCGGCGAAGTCACCCATGCCAAGGGCAAATTCGAAAATGACACCTGGACGTGGATGAACGACATGAAGATGGGCTCGCAGACCGTGAAAGGGCGCTATACCGTGAAGGTTCTGTCTCCGACGTCCTATACCTACAAGTTCGAAATGTCAGACGGCGAAAAATGGAATCTCGTGATGGACGGGAAAAGTGTAAAGAAATAA
- the aspS gene encoding aspartate--tRNA ligase — MCGALRLADTGKKVVLMGWMNRRRDLGQIIFVDLRDRSGITQVVFNHELNAAVHDKAEGLRNEYVIAVLGTVKKRDADTINKNIPTGEVELVAEELRVLNVSKPLPFLPSDTVLANEEMRLKYRYIDLRRDAMQFNIELRHKVALAIRDYLSSQGFFEIETPFMTRSTPEGARDYLVPSRVQPGMFYALPQSPQLFKQILMISGFDRYFQIVRCFRDEDLRADRQPEFTQIDLEMSYPQPESVWGVVEGFLTSAFKAAGHDIKTPFARMDYDDAIRQYGIDKPDLRLPAFTDVKDCFSAADLEQLAINPELPVIAIRTPNVGELSRKERDDIKPMFVSKGGARVFEDFKRIETKFPEAGAKVREKAGAAANDLLVLVVGSAQSGADGHPAGKRKVTPAELAIYASAGILRVALAQKYADRHGIFKKTGDPAKDYRFLWVTNFPMFEYDEGDKRWMAAHHPFTSPHDEDMDKLESDPAMVRALAYDVVLNGTELGSGSIRIHRQDVQSRIFSALGMTEEEARSRFGFFLEALEYGTPPHGGIALGLDRIVMILAGADSLREVIPFPKTAAAKDLMVEAPTPVALGQLRELGIQVKK, encoded by the coding sequence ATGTGCGGGGCTCTGCGCCTCGCCGACACAGGTAAAAAAGTAGTCCTCATGGGATGGATGAACCGGCGCCGCGATCTCGGGCAGATCATCTTTGTCGACTTGCGCGACCGCTCCGGAATTACCCAGGTCGTGTTCAATCACGAACTGAATGCCGCCGTCCACGATAAAGCCGAGGGTCTGCGTAACGAGTACGTCATCGCCGTACTGGGCACGGTCAAGAAGCGCGACGCCGACACCATCAACAAGAACATTCCCACCGGAGAAGTCGAACTGGTGGCGGAAGAACTGCGCGTGTTGAACGTCTCGAAGCCATTGCCCTTCCTGCCCAGCGATACGGTACTGGCCAACGAAGAGATGCGGCTGAAGTATCGCTACATCGATCTGCGCCGCGACGCCATGCAGTTCAATATCGAACTGCGTCATAAGGTGGCGCTCGCGATCCGTGACTATCTTTCGTCGCAAGGATTCTTTGAAATTGAAACGCCGTTCATGACGCGCTCTACGCCGGAAGGCGCGCGCGATTACCTCGTTCCCAGCCGCGTGCAGCCGGGGATGTTCTATGCGCTCCCGCAGTCTCCGCAACTATTCAAGCAGATCCTGATGATCTCGGGCTTCGACCGGTATTTTCAGATCGTGCGCTGCTTCCGCGACGAAGACTTGCGCGCCGACCGCCAGCCAGAGTTCACACAGATCGATCTGGAGATGTCGTATCCGCAACCGGAAAGTGTGTGGGGAGTGGTCGAAGGCTTTCTGACTTCGGCGTTCAAGGCCGCGGGGCATGACATCAAGACGCCTTTCGCGCGCATGGATTACGACGATGCTATCCGTCAATACGGCATCGACAAGCCTGACCTCCGCCTGCCTGCCTTCACCGACGTGAAAGATTGCTTCAGCGCCGCCGACCTGGAACAACTGGCGATCAATCCAGAGCTGCCGGTGATCGCAATTCGAACGCCGAACGTAGGCGAGTTATCGAGAAAAGAACGCGACGACATCAAGCCGATGTTCGTGTCCAAAGGCGGCGCACGCGTGTTCGAAGACTTCAAGCGGATCGAGACGAAGTTTCCGGAGGCAGGTGCGAAAGTCCGCGAGAAGGCTGGTGCTGCAGCCAACGACCTGCTCGTATTGGTAGTGGGATCGGCGCAATCCGGAGCCGACGGCCATCCTGCCGGGAAACGCAAAGTTACGCCCGCGGAACTGGCGATCTACGCTTCCGCGGGAATCCTGCGTGTAGCACTGGCGCAAAAATATGCCGATCGTCACGGCATCTTCAAGAAGACTGGCGACCCCGCGAAGGACTACCGCTTCCTGTGGGTCACGAACTTCCCCATGTTCGAGTACGACGAAGGCGACAAACGATGGATGGCAGCGCATCATCCGTTTACGTCGCCGCACGATGAAGACATGGACAAGCTCGAATCCGATCCGGCGATGGTGCGTGCGCTGGCCTATGACGTCGTGCTGAACGGCACCGAGTTGGGATCGGGATCGATCCGTATTCACCGCCAGGACGTGCAGAGCCGAATCTTCAGCGCTCTCGGCATGACGGAAGAAGAGGCGCGCTCGCGTTTCGGATTCTTCCTCGAAGCACTGGAGTACGGAACTCCTCCGCACGGCGGGATCGCTTTGGGGCTGGACAGGATTGTGATGATCCTCGCCGGGGCGGACAGCTTGCGCGAAGTGATTCCCTTCCCGAAGACTGCCGCTGCCAAGGACTTGATGGTGGAGGCGCCGACGCCGGTGGCGCTGGGGCAGCTGCGGGAGTTAGGGATACAAGTGAAGAAGTAG
- the mutL gene encoding DNA mismatch repair endonuclease MutL: protein MGKIHVLSERVANQIAAGEVVERPASVVKELLENALDAGSTRIRINVEAGGKKVIQIIDNGCGMVRDDAMLAFERHATSKIKESEDLLTVATLGFRGEALPSIASVARLHLETRAAEEPAGTVIEINGGKLIRVEEAGLPLGTSITVRDLFFNTPARKKFLKAESTELSHIASLVTHYALAHPEKHFELHSATNALLVAPPVAGYRERVYQVFGQEVLDQLIPLAAVQPLAHVGLPQPPPWRRDPEVEAEKADPGEVHLHGFVSKPEIQKLNRNSIFIFVNGRLIRDRLIQHAIIEAYRNILPPTVFPVVLLFLEMPTAEVDVNVHPSKIEVRFRQQSVMHDFVRDSAREALMKARPVPQFLSEIHAQPTAGAALTPGSRGGDGGQAAPWRDLAQPGGTGFALQAQEPPPTTARLEFEGGIAVEANAAVALGRAPDVTVFGNVPDHGCAPPIEQEAHTPPTLESLRTLKPLGQIRNSFILAVNEDGLWIIDQHVAHERVLFEKVLQQRAAQRVESQRMLLPLLIELTPAQQAIFGEIADELAHNGFEAEPFGTRSVAVKVAPAGVDASQIEHMLNEIFDQLLREDQAINLEAVRTRIAASIACHAAIKVNMPLEQNKMEWLLAELAKTQHPMTCPHGRPVVLRYSMVDIQKAFKRI, encoded by the coding sequence ATGGGAAAAATCCACGTCCTTTCCGAACGCGTTGCGAACCAGATTGCGGCTGGCGAGGTCGTGGAGCGTCCGGCGTCGGTGGTGAAGGAGTTGTTGGAAAACGCTTTGGACGCTGGATCGACGCGCATCCGCATCAACGTTGAAGCAGGCGGCAAAAAGGTGATCCAGATCATCGACAACGGATGCGGGATGGTGCGCGACGATGCGATGCTGGCGTTCGAGCGGCACGCGACTTCGAAAATCAAAGAGTCGGAAGACTTGCTGACAGTGGCCACGCTCGGATTTCGCGGGGAGGCGCTGCCTTCGATTGCGTCGGTCGCACGATTACATCTGGAGACTCGCGCCGCGGAAGAACCCGCGGGCACGGTGATTGAGATTAATGGCGGGAAGTTGATCCGGGTCGAAGAAGCCGGGCTGCCGCTGGGGACTTCCATCACGGTGCGCGATCTCTTCTTCAATACGCCCGCGCGCAAGAAATTCCTCAAGGCGGAATCGACGGAGTTGTCGCACATCGCGTCGCTCGTCACGCACTACGCGCTGGCACATCCGGAAAAACATTTCGAATTGCATTCGGCAACGAACGCGCTGCTCGTGGCTCCGCCGGTTGCTGGATATCGCGAGCGCGTGTACCAGGTGTTTGGGCAGGAAGTGCTGGATCAGCTCATTCCGCTGGCAGCGGTACAACCGCTGGCGCATGTGGGATTGCCACAGCCTCCGCCGTGGCGGCGTGATCCGGAAGTTGAGGCGGAGAAGGCTGACCCAGGAGAAGTCCATCTGCACGGGTTCGTGTCGAAGCCGGAAATTCAGAAACTCAATCGCAATTCGATTTTCATTTTCGTCAATGGGCGACTGATCCGCGACCGGTTGATCCAGCACGCGATCATCGAAGCGTATCGCAATATTCTTCCGCCGACGGTTTTCCCGGTGGTGCTGCTGTTTCTGGAAATGCCGACTGCCGAGGTCGACGTCAACGTTCATCCTTCGAAGATTGAGGTTCGCTTCCGGCAGCAGAGTGTCATGCACGATTTCGTGCGCGACTCGGCGAGGGAGGCGCTGATGAAGGCGCGTCCGGTGCCGCAATTTTTATCGGAGATTCATGCGCAACCGACAGCCGGGGCCGCGCTGACACCCGGTTCGCGCGGCGGCGATGGTGGACAGGCTGCTCCGTGGCGTGACCTTGCGCAGCCCGGCGGAACTGGATTCGCCCTGCAGGCGCAAGAACCTCCACCGACTACGGCTCGCCTGGAATTTGAAGGAGGCATTGCGGTCGAGGCGAATGCGGCCGTAGCACTGGGCCGCGCTCCCGACGTGACTGTCTTCGGCAACGTGCCTGATCACGGATGCGCTCCCCCGATCGAGCAGGAGGCCCACACTCCGCCGACGCTCGAATCCCTGCGAACGCTGAAGCCGCTTGGCCAGATTCGCAATTCGTTCATTCTTGCGGTCAATGAGGACGGATTGTGGATCATCGATCAGCATGTCGCCCATGAACGCGTCCTGTTTGAGAAAGTCCTGCAGCAACGAGCGGCGCAACGAGTAGAGAGTCAGAGGATGCTGCTGCCTTTGCTCATTGAATTGACGCCGGCGCAGCAAGCCATCTTCGGCGAGATCGCCGACGAACTCGCGCACAACGGATTCGAAGCGGAACCCTTCGGCACTCGCAGCGTCGCCGTCAAGGTAGCTCCCGCGGGCGTCGATGCTTCCCAGATCGAGCACATGCTGAACGAGATCTTCGACCAACTCCTGCGCGAGGATCAGGCCATCAACCTGGAAGCGGTTCGCACGCGAATTGCGGCGTCGATCGCATGTCATGCGGCCATTAAGGTCAACATGCCGCTGGAACAGAACAAGATGGAATGGCTGCTCGCCGAACTCGCCAAAACGCAGCATCCGATGACCTGCCCCCACGGGCGGCCGGTGGTGTTGCGCTATTCGATGGTGGATATTCAGAAGGCGTTCAAGAGGATCTAG
- a CDS encoding winged helix DNA-binding domain-containing protein, translated as MTDAELLQARAEKWHLDGHPIRTLDDARSFLEAVGFCLMVPLRPAVPVPTFVGAWVGADDHLPTWQHVFEDSRAREATELMVRALRDKAAYEAPLFDENNAFLVAASVFPYFYALVGERNPKQPPRGTSSGGYSPLACDAFELIRRRGPISKAKLGEMLGGSLSVSGLDRALGELWAKLRITRVDYTAEEGSVWDELSRWAPDVVQEGVSLSVAEALSAVISKYLGCLVAADQGEVEDFFSNFVPRSRVKESINALLSARELTFIHVGKRSLLQVTPAKQPYVPRVRPQQVGS; from the coding sequence ATGACTGACGCGGAACTCCTGCAGGCACGAGCGGAAAAGTGGCATCTCGATGGGCATCCGATTCGGACTCTCGACGATGCGCGTTCGTTCCTTGAGGCGGTTGGATTCTGTTTGATGGTTCCGCTGCGTCCCGCGGTGCCGGTACCGACTTTCGTTGGAGCCTGGGTTGGTGCAGACGATCACCTTCCGACTTGGCAGCACGTGTTTGAGGATTCCCGCGCCCGAGAAGCGACCGAATTGATGGTGCGGGCGCTGCGCGACAAAGCGGCCTATGAGGCACCTCTGTTCGATGAGAACAATGCGTTCCTGGTGGCGGCTTCGGTCTTTCCTTATTTCTATGCCCTGGTCGGTGAGCGGAATCCCAAGCAACCTCCAAGAGGCACATCGAGTGGAGGATATTCGCCGCTGGCTTGCGACGCGTTCGAACTGATCCGGCGGCGCGGGCCGATCTCCAAAGCCAAGCTGGGCGAAATGTTGGGTGGATCATTATCAGTATCGGGACTCGACCGCGCTTTAGGAGAGCTCTGGGCGAAGCTGCGCATCACGCGGGTCGACTACACGGCAGAAGAAGGATCGGTGTGGGACGAACTCTCGCGCTGGGCGCCGGACGTGGTGCAGGAAGGCGTATCCCTTTCGGTTGCGGAAGCGCTCTCGGCGGTGATTTCTAAGTATCTCGGGTGCTTGGTTGCCGCAGATCAGGGCGAAGTGGAGGACTTCTTCTCCAATTTTGTCCCTCGGTCGCGCGTAAAAGAGTCGATCAACGCGTTGCTCTCGGCACGCGAGCTGACCTTTATCCACGTAGGCAAGCGATCGTTGTTGCAGGTTACTCCGGCCAAACAACCCTACGTGCCGCGGGTGCGACCGCAGCAGGTTGGAAGCTAG
- a CDS encoding (d)CMP kinase, translating to MTETTPRKLIIAVDGPAGAGKSTIASRLARKLGYVNLESGAMYRALALKAIKADISFDDEGALIKLAHESRIALDPSIGGNHVLLDGRDVSARIRERDVTEGASRVSVHPAVRHWMVERQREMGLSGGVVMEGRDIGTKVFPDADVKIFLDADPVIREKRRLDQQHAKGPSAETIAAELRERDLRDRTRAVSPLVAAYDAVRIDSTHMSEDEVLAKIEALVHEKGAAGGK from the coding sequence ATGACCGAGACTACTCCGCGCAAACTGATCATTGCTGTCGACGGCCCGGCCGGAGCCGGCAAGAGCACCATTGCTTCCCGCCTGGCTCGCAAACTTGGCTACGTCAACCTGGAGAGCGGGGCGATGTACCGCGCGCTCGCCCTCAAGGCAATCAAAGCCGACATTTCTTTTGATGATGAAGGGGCGCTGATAAAGCTGGCGCATGAGTCGCGGATCGCACTCGATCCGAGCATTGGCGGAAATCACGTGCTCCTCGACGGACGCGATGTTTCGGCGCGCATCCGGGAGCGGGATGTCACGGAAGGCGCCTCGCGGGTATCCGTTCATCCGGCGGTAAGGCACTGGATGGTGGAGCGGCAGCGCGAGATGGGGCTCAGTGGCGGCGTGGTGATGGAAGGCCGCGATATCGGCACCAAGGTTTTCCCGGACGCCGATGTAAAGATCTTTCTGGATGCCGATCCGGTCATTCGCGAAAAGCGACGGCTCGATCAACAACATGCTAAGGGACCCTCCGCGGAAACCATCGCGGCGGAACTCCGGGAACGCGACCTGCGGGACCGGACGCGGGCGGTATCACCTCTGGTCGCCGCGTACGATGCGGTCCGGATCGATTCCACGCATATGAGCGAAGATGAAGTGCTCGCAAAGATCGAAGCCCTGGTACATGAGAAGGGCGCAGCGGGCGGCAAATAA